A window of Acropora muricata isolate sample 2 chromosome 6, ASM3666990v1, whole genome shotgun sequence genomic DNA:
gtggcactttaagtaaCAGCGACTGTTCGAGCAAAATTTATTATCGCTTATAATTAACATTATCAGTACTTTACTTTTCAACCCAAAAACTCGTGATCAATTTTTGTGGAATCTAAGAGACAATAAAGGCGGGCAGACTGTCTCAGTAGCTTGAGCCAGAACATGTGAAACAAAACATAACTCTAGCTGTAGTTCGGGGAACGATTTACAAAAATAAAGAATCTTTTGCAGCCGCCACTAAAAGAGTAAGatataaaagaataaaaaaaaaataacaaaatgaagaaaagaaaacaaacaagcggCGGATGTAAAGTTTAGCTCTTTGATCAATGACACTAATGGGTGTTTTGCTGCGGATTATTAACCCTCCCCTGAAATCACTTCTTGGCGTTCGGTTTTTCAACAGTTTGAAGATTGGAAAGCAAGAGAAACCTTTCGTTCAAGTGCAGAGACGATGTATCAAGAAAGCTACAAGGAAGCTGTAGCAATGTCAAACCGTACTGCCATTATCTGCAGTTATGTTATCTCATGCTGTCAGTATCTATCAGCAACACAGGGTTTATAACGTTTGTTCCTTAACATCAATTACTGCATGTTATTTTCTCTTTCATAAGATCTGTCATCAACTGTGTATGGAAAAGAGATCATTGAAAAATATTATGGTGACGTGTTTAATTAACGTTCTCCTATATATAAGGTACTGCATTACTAGAAGTTACAAATTGCAACTACGTATAAAGCTGCGAGGAGACGTTGAGGAGTAAAACATCCTAGAATCAGCAAATGTACATACAGTGGTTGGCGTTTCTAACAAATTAATTTATTGGCTCAAATACCACCATTTTAGAATAAAGGATtgcataatattattaatgaaggatcacaatattattataagttCTGTGTGATTGTAAATACATaaaaggaaatattttgaaCAGTAAATGCATTGAAGGTAGTGGTAGATCCACTTGGAGGAAAGAGGGTGGTGGGTTGTAATGATGAAGAGGAGAGCCtattttgttcaaaacagtATAATTATGGAGGAACATACTTGTGAATTCAAGGAAATTTTGAATGATGATCAGGAGTCATTTTTGAGTGTTTTTCTATTTCAGTTCTTTCCCAAGAAGTTAGACAGAGAACAGTACAATGTTAAAATCATGTAAAGTAAATGTAGATTATGTGTAACTCTTTACACTTGTACCTCAATAAGAAAATCAAATGTCAATATAATTTAATATAAATATCTGAGACCCTAAATAGAgagaaactgtttttttttctaatttgaaAAGTAAGAGTAACAATTACTTAAGATAATAGCATAAAGTTTACATATTGTAAGTATAATGTTGCAAGTGGAGAGCCTTGTGGCCTGATTTTGCAGAAAAATAATGGCAGCTTGGATACCCTAGGATATAGCTCTCTAAATaaggataaaataattattacaagtaataaaataattatgagtTTCTGGATTGAAGATCAATAACAATaagaattataataatagtactGTAATAATGTCATGGATAATTTAACTGGCAACTGCATGGAAAAAAGTTCCAAGTGACGTTTGTTAATAATATGATAACTTGTTTTGTTCGGGTAGTCACATTTACCATGGACCACATTCTCAGACATTAAAAGAGTGGAATACGTAGCCTTGATGCAAACTAATAAGAGTGCTTCTACTTAACTCGTTCAATAGATAGTTACTACTATACACTACTACACAGTAATTCCATGGTacacaggcatcaagagtttcagtttacTTTGTGATAAAATTGCAGCGTGTCTTGGaagagaaagtgagcaccatgaagtcttgaatggcagccatatctTTGCCTCCTTTACAccaatattgttattatttggtCCTATTAGTTCCAATATTCGTGTAAAATGAGACAAGATGAAGAGGAAAAACAATCCAAGTAGGCTGCCATTAGAGACTTGGTACTAACTTTCTGCCCCACAATGAGCATGCAGcgtccaacaaaggaaactgaaactcttgatgcctgtattctTTGTTAATACTCGTAAAACACTAGTTGTTAGACACTTGTTGTTAGACAGTGTTTCCTGGGTTACATAAAACCATTCCAATATGGCTTTGGTGTTGGTATAACTATTGCCGAATATGCTTATGAATTCTGGGAAATTTTGACTGATGATCAGGAGTCACTTTTGAGTGTTTTTCTATTACAATTCTCTCCCAGAAGTTAGACATGAAGAAAAATGAGTTTTGAAATTTGTGCAAGGTAAACGTAGATTATtagtttttttgtatttctaGGTCAATAACTAAACAAAacatcataataataaatattataaaTACCTGAGATTCTGAGTagattcagatttttcgtgttTTGTAATTTGAACCTAACAAGAACAGCAACAGTAACTGTCAGTAATCATTACTTAATGAAAATGATAGGTTTGTAGggcaataagaaaacaaaacaaatcattaTAATCATTGTAAGTATCTGAGATCCTGAGTGGATACAGACTTTTTTTTGGTAAGTATTTCAACCTAACAAGAACAGCAGCAGTCATGGTAACGACTACTTTATTAAAACATTAGGCTGCGATAAATAGGCCGGAGATAATTCAGGGACATTCATCCAGATTGGGTTGATCTCCCTGGCAAGAATCCGATCCACCGTGGAAGCCGTTCGTTGTTAAATCAGCAAATTCTGGAGACGTAACAACCGAAAAACTCATAACCTTGAAAAATGCGTCCAGCAACAAATAAGTTAGACTTTTGGCGTCATACCGGTAAATTTGCAAATAAAGATACACTTACCTTTGAAATTGAAGACTAATATGATTCaccaaatgttgcaaaattcagCAACTTGCACTATTAAATTCGACAACTTATAGATATATCTATCTTCAACATTTCATATTCAAAAGTAtgcattttcttttaacttaaaccaaaattattttcattcaacaaaaatatttcttgcacCTCAAccgaaaataatttcattcaacaacaaaTCAACTTCTGCCATGCATAGTGAGTTAATATTAACATACCTTTTTAGATGACAAACGTTTTGAAACTTCTTGGACATTCCGGAATATGGTCATTTAACAAAATTCCTCGTCCGCTCAAATACCCAGTCCCCCGACTGGAACGTGAGAGATGGCGTCGGAAGACGGAATAGGGCGTGATTTAACGGATACGGATGCAGGTGTTTCAGGCCTGGATGATTCATTGGACCTGCGGACTTTTTTCCCGTTTTCCCAGTCtgaaaagaagacgaagaagaagatgGACCCGAGGTGGCAGTCGCGGGAAAAGATGGAACGATGTCCGGGCGATGGAATTTGTCTTTTCTCGGCTCGCGGGGACGTGCTAAACTCGCTAAAATGTCGCGAGTTCTCCGTAAACAACAAGGTATTACTTTCCGACCGTTTAAGAGCAATCTATTGTCGAACAAATTCTCTCACAATTTGCGTCAGTTCTTCCGTcctcttcttcgtcttcttttcaGACTAGgcaaacgggaaaaaaaaagaggcctgagaaattttgtgaattttgaaTGTCCTGGAACTTTCGAAACGTTTTTTCATAAAAACAAGGCCATGTTATTAACTCGCTATGCATGTTAGaagttaaataattataattgttaaatgaaaataatttttgttgaagttgaataattattattgttgaatgaaaataattttggtgaagTTGAACGAATATTATTGTtggatgaaaataattttgcttgAAGTTGAACAAACATTCCTgttaaataaaattgtttttggttgaagttgaacaaatatttgtgttgaatgaaaataattttggttgagttgaaagaaaatgtgtATTGATGATTAAAAACATAATATATCTTGTTGAACATACATATAAGTTGTTGAATATAAATGTACAAGTTGAATTGTTGAATTGTGCAACAATTGGCATGGCAAACCATAGAAGATGCGACGGGAGCATGTCATCTGGCAGACGCACAAGAAAGTACGCATCCTACGTATATTCAAGTTATGATGACACCGCTGGACGTACGCAGACTCAAGATCATCAGGACAGACAAAAATCGAGGCTGTCCGCATATGCTACAGGGTAAGGCGCCCAGGGAACCAAAGGCAACCTAAAGATTAGTTTACTACTCACTTGGAGCTGGCAGCAGTTATTTaagaaaatgcaaataaaaCGCAATACATCCCTAATCAAATTGAGAAGTACAAAAGCCTAAGGGATAAAAACTGTCAAAAATTCACCTGTTTCAGCAAAATGGGTGTTGCAATAAGAGGCGACAAACTCAGAAGCCGCGCATTCACTAGAACCGACGTTACTCAAATTCAACAACAGCCGTAACTCAAACGAGTTCGGAGAAAATTATAGTACACTTCATCAAAACAGATCAAGAGTTAAGTACTTTGAAAAAGATGAAATGCCCCTTCGTCAAACTTTTATAACTGAGATAGGAAAAGCAAACAACTTAAagtatctctttttcttttatattttttgtccGCACAGAACGATGTCCTTGTTTGGTGAGCATCCGTGCATCAACGTACCCATCGCACCGGAGTATTTAGCATTTACTACAACCGCTTTTTCAGTAGTAATATGCTTCGTTACTGTAACAGGGAACATGATGGTTGTGTTGGCCATCTTCATCGACCCCAACAAGGAACTTAAGACGCCATTTAACTACTTCGTGGCCAACTTAGCTATCTGCGATCTTTTTGTGGGAATCGTAGTAGATCCTTTGTCCATTATATACCATTATTTTGAAGGTCCAGAAAGAAGATTCCCAGCTGCCCGTTATTTCGTCTACTTTCCCTATTTTATTTCGTGTACTGCCTCTGTTCTCAGTCTTGCAGCCCTCACGGTGGATCGATATTGGGCTATAACCTCACCTCTATCCTACAGATTGAAACTGAATTCAAAACGCGCCGGTTTTGTGGCAGCTGGAATTTGGGCTTTCGCGGTGATGTTTTCGTTCGTATATCTTTCAATCGGCTACCTAACGTACGCATTCGTATTCGCTCACACCGCCATCCTTGCAACATTTCTCATCATGTTATTTACATATTTGAAGATAGTTCGAGCCTTGAAGCATCAAATTCTACAGTGGGAGATGACAGAGAGTGGATCAGCCGACAGCCAAGCCAAGAGGCAAGCAATAAAATGGGAGAAGGAAGTGTCCAAGACATGTTTGATCATGTTAGCTCTGTTTCTCGCAAGCTATCTTCCTTCGTGTGTTTTTATCTACATAATCAATCTATGTAGTTCTTGTAGTTGTAATTTTATTCACGTAGGTCGAGATattcatattatttttattttgacaaaTTCAGCGGTGAACCCTTTTGTTTACGCTTGGCGTTTTGAGAATATTAGAAAAGTTATTTTCAAGCTTATGCTCGGCTGTCGAGATTATCGAAAATGCCGCATATTCCATGGAAATCCTGAAAGTAATTAGGAAATATGAAGaagttgcttttttttctaatattacCATGCAATGTGGTTTTCAGTGTATTGATACACTAAAGAAGAGCAAATGTCGAGAACCTTTTCCGTATagaatagcaaaaaaaatagaaagaaatgATGAGAGCTCTTTAACTTTAACCCCCAAATTAGATGTTAAATTCAGTAGATGTTCCGCAGAAAAAAATGGTGCTCACAGGTGCGCTTGGTTCTAAACGTGTAGATCCTTGTGTCCTTTATATAAATTTCGTTAATTTAGCTTCCTTCCTTTTCGTTTCAGttggtttgtttattttttgttaacgtaaaccGCAAATCAAACCACTTAATGCCAGCAATTAAATAAGGATTTGTAAGAGGGAAGAAGggttccgaaaaaaaaaaactgaaacaaaacacaaagcaaagcaaaaatagGTACCCAATACACAGCAGTGACATTGCTCTGCTGCCACTCTACAATTGTAATAATGAAGAAAGGGAGTGTTTTCGGTTCATGTATTGTTAATGACTCCTGGTTTGTCATTTTAACTTTAAATTGTAATAGCAATGTTATACCCACTTTGTCCATATGGGTGGTCAGATGTCACTTTAAACATCTTAGGAGACTATCAAGGAACAGTAAAAAATGTCATTCCATaactttgtttcaaaataatgtaATACACCTTATTCTCAACAGTCCGCATATTTATGCAAATGAACCATAGAGTTTGTTGGCTCTGAAAGGATCCCAGATCATCCTAGATATATTACACTTTCAATTTagtatcaaatgagttgataagaATCAGAATGCCCCTTCAAATGAATAAGTAGATTATACCGAAATTTTCATGTTTACTTTCCCACCTCAAAAATAACATATTATACAATTACAACTTGAATTGATAGTTCAGCCTAAGTTGcatggagaaaaaaatttcaaatgaacaaacaaacaataaaaatggaTAATAGCGATATTAAACAACCACCGGTAAGTGTAAGTAACAGGGAAGAGACGTCTCAAACGAGGTAACAAAAATAGCTACCGCGGCCATAGCAACACAAACCACAAGAACCAAACAAACGGTCGCTACGAACATTTATCCACACAAAAATGTGAGCTGACAAATTTGTAATGAATCAATTTCTTACTGTTTTCTGGTTCGAATCCTTAGTTTAGCCCAAGAGTCCTCTCAAGTTTTAAACAACACCGTTTGCGAACCTAAATGTGAACGACGAAgtttatgaaaaagtcattTAGCGTATATATAAATTGCGTTTTGCCATTACCAGCTCTTACTATCTTGTTCAATGTTTGTgcaaagcattttaaaaaatgattgTAGGGTTCGTGCTGGATTTTGTACATAAAATTCCAGGAGTATTCATGAAGTATTCAAGGAGTGTTCGTAAGAAGATATCCACGCCCTACATCGTGTTTCGGTGTTTTCTTTGCTAAAAAAGCCTTCTTTGGTACTCTTTATCACATCCAGGAAGTTACGTGCACGCACGGGCATTTTAGGTTTTGGATTTAATCTTTCCCCAGTTGTCAATGGGCTCAATTTTTCAAATTCGTCTTTAACTTATCATGATGCAATCTCATTTACACCCAAGCAAAAATTCAAGCAGTTTTCAAGTAGTTTCCAACAAAATCCTTTTTGTCAAGGCCTTTTCAAAGAACAACGACAACAAGAGTCGTTTGGAAAGTTTTCGTTGATGTTTTGGAGAGTCAACAATATACAATAAAGAAACCAAATCATAGTTTTTCCTATTATCGCTGATGTGATTGAAATGATAAAAACTGACAATTTAACTagaaaatgttcaaagaaaacTGAAGCATTTAAGGGTTTCAGCGATATTCAAACCAAACACCTGCGTAATAAGGAACAGGTCAATTTGCCTGAGAGTAGAATGAGCAAATAGCTCACGAAGGAAGCCATCATGTCAAATCCTACTCGGATGTTTCATAAAGCTTGACAACAGTAGGCTTCTAATCATGAATGGGAGAAATCTGATTGAAAGTGACTGACCTAATATGACTGAAATGCTAACACGTTAGGGAAACAAACTTTAGGGTATTTCTTCCACATGCACCTGCTTGAAAAAGGTATTATGAATACTAAATATAGTaatcatttgaaaaatgaactaAAACGAACTCAGACTTCATCTTAAGTAGCAGCAACTGATTGAGCAAAAACCATTATTggtcaaaattattattatcataactttattttttaacccaaaaCTCGCAATCAATTGTTGTCGAATAGACGAGATAACCAAGACGTGCAGTCTGCCTCAGTTGCTTGAGGCAGGACAGATGAAACAATCTAACTCTAAGTGTTGTTCGCGCAAAAATAGTGATTGTTTCACAACCACGTTACTGAAagagcaaaaaatgaaaaaaaaaaaaaaagaaaaaaaaaagaatacttaAAGACAACAAACAAGCGCAGGAAGTAAAGTTTAGCTCTTTAATCAATGTCACCCAGGTGTTTTAGCCATCTCCCTCCCCTGAAGATGATTTCTACTTCAACTGAAATCTCTTATTTGATCGATTTTTCAAGCCGTTCAAGAGACTGGGAAACAAGAGAAACCTTTTGCTCAAGTGCTGAGACAATTGATCAAGAGTGCCAACAGGAAGCTGTACCAGTAACAAACCTACTGTATTGCTCTTATCGGTTATGAATATCTGATGCTGTCAGTATCTATAACATAGGGTATATAAAGTTTGTTCCTTAACATTCAGATAATGCATCTAATTTTCATAAGAGTTGTAATTAACTACGTATGTCATGTAAAAGCTTAAGAGAAGAATGAGACCATCGAAAATGATTATGGCTATACGAACTTCATTACACTTCTCTATAAGTTGGTTTATTATTCTCTCACTGAAGGATGACCgaaaatgcaaataaaaataGATCCATAATCAATTGAGAGGTGCGATAGCCTGAGGGATGAAAACTGTCAAAAATTCACCTGTTTCAGCAAAATGCATGGGTGTTGCTACATCAGGGCATAAACACAGAAGCCACATTCAGTAGACATTTACTTGAATGTGATGACAGCCCGAACTCAAACGTGTATCAGCGGCAATTTCGAGAGCAAGAGTTCGACGAAAGTTATGGTACAATCGAACCAAAACAAAGatacactactttaagaaaggTAAATGCCCCCTCGTCAAACTGTTATAACTGAGATGAGAAAAGGAAACGACTTAAgtgatctttttttctttcacatttttttttcttggtatAGAACAACTTAACGATGTCCTCGTTTGGTGAGTATCCGTGCGTCAACGTACCCTTCGCACCGGTGTATGTAGCATTTACTTCCACGGCCATATCAGCAGTGATGTGCTTGGTTACTGTGACAGGAAACACGATGGTTGTGTTGGCCATCTTCATCGACCCCAACAAGGAACTTAAGACGCCATTTAACTTCTTCGTGGCCAACTTAGCTATCTGCGATCTTTTTGTGGGAATCGTACAAGATCCTTTGTCCGTTACATACCATTATTTTGAAGGTTCAGAAAGAAGATTCCCAGCTGCCCGTTATTACCTCCACTTTCCCTATTTTATTTCGTGTACCGCCTCTGTTCTCAGTCTTGCAGCCCTCACGGTGGATCGATATTGGGCTATAACCTCACCTCTATCCTACAGATTGAAACTGAATCCAAAACGCGCCGGTTTTGTGGCAGCTGGAATTTGGGCTTTCGCGGTGATGTTTTCGTTCGTATATCTTTTAATCGGTTACCTAAAGTGCGCATTCGTATTCGCTCACACCGCCATCCTTGCAACATTTCTCATCATGTTATTTACATATTTGAAGATAGTTCGAGCCTTGAAGCATCAAATTATACAGTGGGAGATGACAGAGAGTGGATCAGCCGACAGCCAAGCCAAGAGGCAAGCAATAAAATGGGAGCAGAAAGTGTCTAAGACGTGTTTGATCATGTTGGCTGTATTTCTCGCTAGCTACCTCCCCTCTTGTGTATTGATCTACTTCACTAATCTATGTAGTTCATGTAGTTGTGGTTTCATCCATGTGGCCAGAGACGTTCATTTTATGTTGATCTTGGCAAATTCAGCGGTGAACCCTTTTCTTTACGCTTGGCGTTTTGACAAtattcgaaaagccattgtcaaACTTTTGCCTTGTTGTAGAGGACACCGTATACATATACTATCAGCGTGTGTGAATCCCACTGACAACTCCATTTCGTCAAAGTAAACTTTAGTTACAACCGAAAGGTCAAATATAACCGACAGCAATTGTTTGGGAGAAAACTTTGCATATTAATTGCACATTTTGTCTCTTTGAGACCTCCATTTTCGCCTACTTAGCAGGTACTTCAGGAAGTGGAAGCTGACAAGAGCAAGGGAAAGTTGAAAACTCAAGTTTGGTTCTTCATATAGCTCCGCCTCTTAACAGACCATCCAGTTGTTTGATGTGCAAAGAACACCGGTCCTTCTATTCAAGCGGGATAAAGTAAATATACATTACCTTCAGAAAACACTGACACTTCGATAAGCAAGTTAGCTAGGACTAGCTAACAGGACGTGGCATTTCAGAAAAAGCTATACTTCACTGAGCCATATATTGCAATACTGGAGAAGAAGTACACAAAGCCAGGGAATGTATTATTTTACTGTTTAAGAGACCTGGATCCTTACAAAACCACTCCTGCACAAGCTCAAAACGTTTTTGACGGAACTTTTGGAGCAAACAAACACGAAAAGATGTACCTCCTTGGACAAAAAATACACACTGCTCCCGTTAACGTTCTCACTTTCCTTTGCTGAACTTCCAATTGTTCAACAGTTTTGCAAAGGAGTTCTTCATCAAAAGCCGGCACAACTATAACATATTACCTGGGATCCTTCTCTAGTGTTAGccaatttgaaggatatttccAGTCAAAGAATTATCTTCGAAATTCTTGACGCAACGACTGTTGTAGCCCCGGCAAAAAATGTAATTCTTCCTTGGACATTCGGTACTTGGGAATAACAAGTGCCAAGCTAAGAGATCTTATTTGGTCCAGTTTCTATCAAAAGTCCACCCTTGCTAAAAACCTTATGGTTCTTTGAAATGACCACGCAACGACTAGGAAAATTTGCGCAGTTGTGAGTGTTTTACGATAATCACATTTTGCTCACATTTTCGAAGTTGCATGTTAGCGAAGTGAGCTACAACTGGATTGCTATGTGCACCGCCAACCTAAATACAGAGAATTCAAGAGACTTACGGTTTTATGATAAAGTTGTCATCGAAACTGCATGTGATGATTTCATGTTTTAATTTTGTAGAGGACAGCACaaattgttctaaagtgcgtgctacacgtgcagcacgcttacaatttcctcattcgaccaatcgATCAACTTCTCAATTGTTGCGCGGCTTTGAAGTCGTTCCCGCAGTCTATGCTGAAGCTCCCTAATACCACCAACACCTCAAGGCCTTGATGACGAATGCAATGCTCAAATATCCGTACGTACAATCTTCACGCGGTTAAAGTACCTCAATTAAGAGACTTGCTGACTGTATAAATGGCGGAAATCTTACAAGTTGTCAAAGAGAACCTTCCCTTGCTGAAAATACTGTTAGGGTAATTACCCCGTCTAAAGAATGATGAGGGAGTAGTGAATGCGGTGAAAAGGTAACTTAGGACCTTACGTTACAATCCTGTAAGCCAGCTAGTCTTCCCTATTCAATGTTCTGCCAAATGATGACACTTGAGTCGTGCGAGCGATACTCGGCATTTACAGCGCAAATAGAGTAGAGGACATTAAGATCTAGATATCATATCCTCTTCACGAGTATTTGTGTCCTGTGGCTGCTATATCTTGATTGCAAATCCAGCGATATGACCACCTTAATGTttaaagtttaaaataaattgtgCCTAGCATTTTATTAGCACTTTCTTTAAGGTAGCTAGTGAGTAAGTAAAATTTACATACTTAATACGTGATTTAATGATGCGTAAGATTTCATGGTGTATCATTTACAAAAGATTTAATACGTACAATAGATGCATGGGCCCCAAAAATATAGAAATTTTTTAACCTAAAGAACCTTTCCTTAATGcacatctcaaaaaaaaaaaacgccagGAAAGTAGATCTGCACCCTCCATGCAACTACTAATATTTAGTCACAATTTACTGATAGAAGGGAACGAGTATAAATACATCGGAATATCTTGAATCACAATTCCTAATTCCCTCATGTTATTTAGTGATTACATACACAGTGGTATGTGATACTAGCTCAATTGACACTTGAATAAAGGTTGTATAATATCCATTGATCTGCGCGAGAAAGGTCATATTGGTTACACAACAAGGTACTTTCATCGAAGAGTGACCTAACA
This region includes:
- the LOC136920850 gene encoding adenosine receptor A1-like, producing the protein MPLRQTFITEIGKANNLKYLFFFYIFCPHRTMSLFGEHPCINVPIAPEYLAFTTTAFSVVICFVTVTGNMMVVLAIFIDPNKELKTPFNYFVANLAICDLFVGIVVDPLSIIYHYFEGPERRFPAARYFVYFPYFISCTASVLSLAALTVDRYWAITSPLSYRLKLNSKRAGFVAAGIWAFAVMFSFVYLSIGYLTYAFVFAHTAILATFLIMLFTYLKIVRALKHQILQWEMTESGSADSQAKRQAIKWEKEVSKTCLIMLALFLASYLPSCVFIYIINLCSSCSCNFIHVGRDIHIIFILTNSAVNPFVYAWRFENIRKVIFKLMLGCRDYRKCRIFHGNPESN
- the LOC136920853 gene encoding histamine H2 receptor-like, with product MSSFGEYPCVNVPFAPVYVAFTSTAISAVMCLVTVTGNTMVVLAIFIDPNKELKTPFNFFVANLAICDLFVGIVQDPLSVTYHYFEGSERRFPAARYYLHFPYFISCTASVLSLAALTVDRYWAITSPLSYRLKLNPKRAGFVAAGIWAFAVMFSFVYLLIGYLKCAFVFAHTAILATFLIMLFTYLKIVRALKHQIIQWEMTESGSADSQAKRQAIKWEQKVSKTCLIMLAVFLASYLPSCVLIYFTNLCSSCSCGFIHVARDVHFMLILANSAVNPFLYAWRFDNIRKAIVKLLPCCRGHRIHILSACVNPTDNSISSK